A stretch of the Chondrinema litorale genome encodes the following:
- a CDS encoding DnaB-like helicase C-terminal domain-containing protein — protein MQDLNDFLELEIYPVVYNRLDVLLPEFDLQFRQKYWQSAKNNLLKTDGTEGSSGASVYIYENRPGILKSYKASAPSRNLASYICERDAKEWIEAVKFLAEFAGVTLPPNSYNETPEIREQAKTRAKARDIWQELESFFHYLLQHDAAAKDHLKYLKEERGFSDDDIDFTGFGYYPGKERCDAYLQRKGFDKPVINSVLSSFNADDRYNLAIPTGDQLGRTSGFILRNIEPNNKGDRYRYTTGFEKSKQLFNHTNTNQKFAEPLILVEGQIDSKLIEAREIGRAASINGSDLSKYQADSIIQAKEKDLIIAFDGDSAGKIATYKAIEKLLSYPESEHLNILVAELPEGLKDPNDYIKAQGTASFKKIIENANPLHIWLNLYIIDEIAGKNAQFLSTIQQEKYIEQVAHYAALIKNQLIRGRFIDVFMKSHGEHSDISRLTIEEAAAKLRYNQQVEDETKALQQVTLEAGRKLRDGKLTEAKTHLEKYLSHYTSAEIREKVKPYSFNEFLEETAKEPDDLRTGIDSLDQIIRIPQSAITLIAARPSHGKTSLMLNMFYNMIKLYPKKEFFFFTYEEPAKYLMLKILNRILFEEFRFEAGLNYLRKYQAGKKEYNQDVENAKRKLGDLINTKRLNIFSFNLNDIELAEAVKAQYVKDRTGAVYIDYIQKIPVNQSVKGYEVIKQISNTILNKIAVPLQIPVILGAQFNREARASRIGDLHADMLREGGDLEQDANTVLGLLNYNFVEDKEDEFGVPFKKGEVAQLDIKSLKYRNGTPGKIAHLELHGKYQLVNSLEKVSALNYLRSD, from the coding sequence GACCGGGTATCTTAAAAAGTTATAAAGCTTCTGCTCCAAGCAGAAATTTGGCTTCTTACATATGCGAAAGAGATGCAAAAGAGTGGATAGAAGCCGTAAAATTTTTAGCCGAGTTTGCAGGAGTAACCCTTCCGCCAAATTCGTATAATGAAACTCCAGAAATAAGAGAGCAAGCTAAAACTCGTGCAAAAGCCAGAGATATTTGGCAAGAGTTAGAAAGCTTTTTCCATTACTTGTTACAACATGATGCAGCGGCTAAAGATCATCTCAAATATTTAAAAGAAGAAAGAGGATTCTCTGATGATGATATAGACTTTACTGGGTTTGGTTATTATCCTGGTAAAGAAAGATGTGATGCTTATTTGCAAAGAAAAGGATTCGATAAACCTGTTATTAACTCAGTGCTATCATCTTTTAATGCTGATGACCGTTACAATCTGGCGATTCCAACTGGAGATCAATTAGGGAGAACATCTGGTTTTATACTTAGAAATATAGAACCTAATAACAAAGGAGATCGATATAGATATACCACTGGTTTCGAAAAGTCAAAACAACTTTTTAACCATACTAATACCAATCAAAAATTTGCAGAACCACTAATTTTGGTCGAAGGTCAAATTGACTCAAAGCTAATAGAAGCTAGAGAAATTGGTAGGGCAGCATCTATTAATGGAAGTGACTTGTCTAAGTATCAGGCAGATTCCATTATTCAAGCAAAAGAAAAAGATTTAATTATTGCTTTTGATGGAGATTCGGCAGGAAAAATAGCTACTTATAAAGCTATTGAAAAACTGCTCTCCTACCCCGAAAGCGAACATTTAAATATTCTGGTTGCAGAATTACCAGAAGGTTTAAAAGATCCCAACGACTATATAAAAGCACAAGGAACTGCATCTTTCAAAAAAATTATTGAAAATGCTAACCCTTTGCACATTTGGTTAAACCTGTATATCATCGATGAAATTGCAGGTAAAAATGCCCAGTTTCTCAGTACAATACAACAAGAAAAATATATTGAGCAAGTGGCACATTATGCTGCTTTAATTAAGAACCAGTTAATTCGTGGTCGCTTTATAGATGTTTTCATGAAAAGTCATGGAGAGCATTCTGATATCTCTCGACTTACCATTGAAGAAGCTGCTGCAAAACTGAGATACAACCAACAGGTTGAAGATGAAACCAAAGCCCTACAACAAGTTACTCTGGAAGCTGGTAGAAAGCTGAGAGATGGCAAGTTGACAGAAGCGAAAACTCATCTGGAGAAATACCTTTCTCATTATACCAGTGCAGAAATTAGAGAAAAAGTAAAGCCTTATAGCTTTAATGAATTTCTAGAAGAAACTGCTAAAGAACCAGACGATTTAAGAACTGGAATCGATTCTTTAGATCAGATCATCAGAATACCACAATCTGCAATTACATTGATTGCGGCAAGACCTTCGCATGGTAAAACCAGCTTAATGCTCAACATGTTTTACAACATGATTAAGCTTTACCCGAAAAAAGAGTTTTTCTTTTTTACCTATGAGGAACCTGCAAAATACCTCATGCTTAAAATTCTCAATAGAATTCTTTTTGAAGAATTTAGGTTTGAAGCTGGCCTCAATTATCTTAGAAAATACCAAGCAGGTAAAAAAGAATACAACCAAGATGTTGAAAATGCCAAGAGAAAACTGGGCGATTTAATCAATACCAAGAGATTAAATATTTTCAGCTTTAACCTAAATGATATTGAACTTGCCGAAGCGGTAAAAGCACAATATGTAAAAGATAGAACAGGAGCGGTTTACATCGACTATATTCAAAAAATTCCGGTTAACCAATCGGTAAAAGGCTACGAAGTAATTAAGCAAATTTCAAACACCATACTTAACAAAATTGCTGTTCCATTGCAGATTCCGGTAATACTTGGTGCGCAGTTTAACAGAGAAGCTCGTGCTAGTAGAATTGGTGATTTACATGCAGATATGCTTAGAGAAGGTGGCGATTTAGAGCAGGATGCAAACACAGTATTAGGTTTGCTTAACTACAACTTTGTAGAAGATAAAGAAGATGAGTTTGGTGTACCTTTCAAAAAAGGAGAAGTAGCTCAGTTGGATATTAAATCTCTAAAATACAGAAACGGTACTCCTGGTAAAATTGCCCATCTTGAACTTCATGGTAAATACCAGTTAGTTAACTCCCTAGAAAAAGTTTCTGCACTCAATTATTTAAGAAGTGATTGA